In uncultured Umboniibacter sp., the genomic window ATCTTTTATCGCTAGCGACTAGAAAGCCAAAGCCAAAATGGAACCAGAAGTAGGGAACTACTTGGTGGTAGTCGCTCCAGTAGCTAGGGTCCATCCATGGGGGGGAATCCCAGCTAAGTCCTGGGTAAATTTCTTTAACTTTGTGTCGAACTTCAGTACCTTTTAAGCTAGTCCAGAAGTTATTGCAGTGGGATTTCCACCGGTTGACGATATATGAATCTTCCGAGCCCGATAGAAACCAACTCGAGATTTCACGTCCCGGTCCAGGGCGGTCAAATGCAAAAAAACCACCCTGCATTAACCGAGGAAGCCAATAGTCCAGCGGAGTTTTGCAGATACATGTGGCATCTATCCATACTCCGCCATATTTTGCAATAAGATTGATTCGAATTAGATCAGTGAACGCTTGGACTGGAATCTCCGTCCAATGGTCACCGATTAAGTTATCAAGCGGTAAAAACGACGAGATAGTGTCGTAGGTTAGAACTTCGAGGAACCACTCGGGATTCTTATCACGCCAAGTTTTTAGGCAGGCTTGGATATACGGGGGAGCATTCTCTTCTCCGTCATGCCAGAAAGCCCATAAAGTTTGATTCATATTGTTTACCTGCCGTACTCGTAATCGAATATTTTAATATCTTTTTCGTAAATCTTTGCGACTCGCTCGGCCTCATCGTCTGTATAATAAGTAGTATAGTGTTGCCTATTGGAAGCCATTCTCTTCGGTAAGGCGGCTTTAATTTTCAGTATGTCGCAAACCAAATCCCAGTCTTGATTTAGAAGCTCATAGCTACCTATAAAATCACAGTCGATATTTCCGAATGAGTCAGTAAGAAAACTGTACTGAGGCGCTAAATGTCCCTTTAAAAGCATGGTGGGCTTACTTTCAAGCTCGTCAATGAACTGGCCTACTTCGGCAATGTCTAGGGCTTTCGCTTCGGCCCATTTCCCGTTTCGCCATGCTAAATGGGCAATAAGTCTATCCCATGGATTCCGGACAAATGAAAAGCTAAATAGCTTGTCATAGACGGTATCAGTTAGGTAGGCTCTCACATCTTGCGCTGGCATGTGCTGCAAGCCGTTTCCGAACAGATGCTCGTAATTACTCTCTTGGTTAGTGTATCGAGTAACTCCCACCGTTTGGACGTCGCCATGCATACCTAAGGCGGACTCAATGCTAGTTCCAGCACATTTTGGAATATGGATAAAGACCGCTCCCAATTCTCTAGATACCGGCATAGTTATCTTCCTTTTCTAACACGGAGCTTGAACTGCACTGAGCAACTTTGGTTTTAAAGTCGGTAACGTCGAACTCGAAACTGGAGGGCAGGTTGAACGCAAGCGATACGCCAAAGTCTTGATTAAACTTTTGATAAATATCCTCGAGAGCAGACGATTTATCTTGTAGTAGACTTCCTAATTCGCCACCTATTGGAAATGTTCTTGACTCTCTCTGAAGCGACTCGAGTCTTTCATATTCTTGGACCCAACTCGGCAAATGATCAAGTTCATCCCTTCTAGCGTGTAGGCTGCATATTGCGGCGAGGTCCAGATAGGTTCGATTTACTCTGTGAACAGAAGGCATACATTGATTGAATACTTCAGTGATGCCCCAGGCTTCAAAGCAACGCCTTTCCAC contains:
- a CDS encoding sulfotransferase family 2 domain-containing protein; its protein translation is MPVSRELGAVFIHIPKCAGTSIESALGMHGDVQTVGVTRYTNQESNYEHLFGNGLQHMPAQDVRAYLTDTVYDKLFSFSFVRNPWDRLIAHLAWRNGKWAEAKALDIAEVGQFIDELESKPTMLLKGHLAPQYSFLTDSFGNIDCDFIGSYELLNQDWDLVCDILKIKAALPKRMASNRQHYTTYYTDDEAERVAKIYEKDIKIFDYEYGR
- a CDS encoding capsular polysaccharide synthesis protein, translated to MNQTLWAFWHDGEENAPPYIQACLKTWRDKNPEWFLEVLTYDTISSFLPLDNLIGDHWTEIPVQAFTDLIRINLIAKYGGVWIDATCICKTPLDYWLPRLMQGGFFAFDRPGPGREISSWFLSGSEDSYIVNRWKSHCNNFWTSLKGTEVRHKVKEIYPGLSWDSPPWMDPSYWSDYHQVVPYFWFHFGFGFLVASDKRFAAQWSNIPKISADLPHFYARGGYADKDNEEMEAEWIHGISPLYKTAFKKMSPQYDASNPMHFLYEKISGSQHPDLAYSAAEMVR